In Chloroflexota bacterium, one genomic interval encodes:
- a CDS encoding OsmC family protein, with the protein MKVKTVDVRHAGGDRFVASTGSGHEIGFDSAAGDTALRPTEAVIAALAACAGIDVHSIALKQRQELVAYVIHVRAEQRDGHPDYFTRIDVVHEMTGPGLETAAIRRCIELSATRYCPVNAMLSAGPTEIHHRYRILRPDESPEEGEVLVSGPFQRPVVA; encoded by the coding sequence GTGAAGGTCAAGACCGTCGACGTCCGCCACGCCGGTGGCGACCGCTTCGTCGCCAGCACCGGATCCGGCCACGAGATCGGTTTCGACTCGGCGGCCGGTGACACGGCCCTCCGGCCGACCGAGGCGGTGATCGCGGCGCTCGCGGCATGCGCTGGCATCGACGTCCACTCGATCGCCCTCAAGCAGCGTCAGGAGCTCGTCGCGTACGTGATCCACGTGCGGGCCGAGCAGCGCGACGGCCATCCCGACTACTTCACCCGGATCGACGTCGTGCACGAGATGACCGGACCCGGCCTCGAGACCGCGGCAATCCGTCGCTGCATCGAGCTCTCCGCGACGAGGTACTGCCCGGTCAACGCGATGCTGTCCGCGGGCCCGACCGAGATCCATCATCGCTACCGGATCCTCCGCCCGGACGAATCGCCAGAGGAGGGCGAGGTGCTCGTGAGCGGCCCGTTCCAACGCCCGGTCGTTGCATGA